From Xiphophorus hellerii strain 12219 chromosome 6, Xiphophorus_hellerii-4.1, whole genome shotgun sequence, the proteins below share one genomic window:
- the LOC116721245 gene encoding acid-sensing ion channel 1C-like: MVKAPTSESIALGPNKPNDAQESAVQQATSSTLKTPLKEITVSFIRRTKIHGLKFIFCPNKSKPQQLIWTLAFFLCISLLCTWSCNRILYLMSYPAVTKIYMVWAHNMSFPAVTFCNKNVFRASSMTKDDLYHSGYWMDLMYPNHTVIKRSLSILKESHKPALLGTAGLPELHPAP; the protein is encoded by the coding sequence ATGGTCAAAGCACCTACATCTGAATCAATCGCCCTGGGGCCAAACAAACCAAACGATGCCCAGGAGAGTGCTGTCCAACAGGCAACGTCCAGCACGCTCAAAACTCCTCTCAAAGAGATCACTGTGTCTTTCATCAGGAGGACCAAAATCCACGGTTTGAAGTTCATATTCTGTCCAAACAAGTCGAAACCACAGCAGCTCATCTGGACTCTGGCCTTCTTTCTTTGCATAAGTCTTCTCTGCACCTGGTCCTGCAACCGGATCCTCTACCTGATGTCCTACCCTGCTGTCACAAAGATCTACATGGTTTGGGCTCACAATATGTCCTTCCCAGCTGTCACTTTCTGCAACAAGAATGTGTTTCGTGCATCTAGTATGACTAAGGACGACCTGTATCACAGCGGTTACTGGATGGACCTCATGTATCCTAACCACACTGTCATAAAAAGGAGCCTGTCCATcctgaaagaaagccataaacCAGCTCTCCTGGGTACTGCTGGACTTCCAGAACTACACCCCGCCCCCTGA